The following DNA comes from Rosa rugosa chromosome 5, drRosRugo1.1, whole genome shotgun sequence.
cacatagcataaacctaatacaactagaaaacataaagaagaattaattgtagactaaaactaggaaacctaattaaacctgattaaataaaaattgaaaataaaatccaagatactaaagaatattacgcttggaatcctaatcaagattttgctcgagaatcccgatatatccaaaagagtaatttatgattaattccatcattaagaagcctatttgaatactaatttccaatattcaaattattcttcttaatgtgaagacgcttctttcttttcgagatttttggttgaaattggctaaaatctcgtcttACATCAGTCttctccacttgaaaagaactcaaccTCAAGTTCCTCTTGTATGCAGCTCGatcattagtaggaataaaacatgataagccatcaacttcaatattctcgaaattaaaaggtatcaccatgaatccaataccgtagacaagtttagaataagcatcttgaaacttgaactcctccacttgaaaaggaatggGCAATGACTTCTTCTTGGGttgatcttgaacacaattaggcatgcatgacatggatatcgatgtgatgaatgaatcaACTTCCTTATCCttaatgagtttctcttcaatcttcaaagttgCTTCTTCATGTTCCTTTTCACTCACTTCAGGatggtcattcttgatgttcttccttctagacttgattttaattttgtgcgactcccacctaaataaatatgtgttgtctttgcaataaccacctttgacgctttcatgtcatggtcttccaaaaagcacattagtgtccTCCAtatcaatcacatgacaagtaatctcttctttataaaattgtTCCATAaagacaggaactttacaaacctctgttacttgtgcatattcatcctctccaaatggaatccagtatggacccctcagcttcactgtcggtaattgaaaataatccacaactttgtttgctacaaagttctctcgtagaccactgtcaattattacagagcatacATTGTCTTGGAtgacacatgtagttcggaagtcgtcataatccggcgttgtgaatatccaacgcCTAAAGAAGACCTCTATAAACCGATCACTTTGATGATGTATAGCATTGATTATATTGTAATACGCCAAGATCCGTTACACTCCAACATGGTGTCATAAACAACGTAACAGTAACGCATTATTCACGTCAATCTCTCGTCACACATGCTAACAAATCCAACAGACACAATGCTACAGTCCAACTAGACATGTTGCAAGGAAAATTTGAAGTTAGCTGTTGCATTGTAAATTTTCTATGACCAACATGGTAAAAGATTGAAAACGTATTAGTAAAAGAATTTTTGAAATATTAAATAATACCTCTTTCCATTTCTAGTCTGAAAATGAAACCATTTATGGAAGGTAGAGAATTCTGTCAGCCCACTATTCGGATAAAGCATTCATGGATCATTAAAGCCCACCACGCTCCACAGGGATCCAGAAAACTCAGTCCACAAATTATAAAGCATTTCAAATTTAACAAATTTAtaaattggaaaaaaaattcacaGAGAGCTCGCCGACATTTAGTTTGATAAGATACGCTTACTAGAGTCCAAATCAGAGCCCACTTGCACCAAATCTTAAAAAGTGCCACTTGTGGCCAAATCTTGTCCAAGTCAAACAAACCCGTCTTTTCCCACCGGATTACCGCTCCACCCAGTTCCTTCGTCGCAATCACCTCCCTCTCCTAACCGGCTACACCCCGTCACAGGTTTTACCATTTTTAGCATTTATGGACTTCTTACCTACTGGCTACTGCGCCTCCCCCCTCACTTCGAGTCTCTCAGTCTTTCAACTTCACCGTCCGACTTCAAAGACGGTGACGTTAGAGTGAATATCAGCCGTCGGTTTTGAGGGGAGCGAATCGCAGCCGTTGAGGTTGGTGAGAATCACCCCGTCGCAAACAACCTCCCCAAGATGTCGAGCACAGTAAGATCTGGGGTTTAACCGAATTAAAGATTTCTTCCCACGCGCTTTTGATGTCAGGTGGGTTCCACGTGCTGAAAAATATCAGCTTTTAAAAAGGGAGTTGGCAGTGTTCCGTACAACGTGTACGGCAGCTGCGGGAAAGCAAAAACTATTCGCGAATATATAAACGCTCTGTTTAGACGCGTGGAGTTTTTATACAGAAACGGAGGGTCTTTAATGCTTGCGTGTCTGTTTGTGGTTGGATCATACCGAAAGTGTTTTACCCCTGTTCTGTCGATGGCTAGAAACCTATTGGCTATTGAGTACCATTTTTGTTATTTGTTGGACCATATTGCTAAAACAGGCAAACTTAATTTTGCAGAAACGAAATAAAATGTCATATATCATCTCATTCCTAATTAGGTTTCACCTACTTTCatttcttatttcttcttttctattgGACAAATTCTTttctctgaaaattttcttattTCTACCACTACACTCGTCTTACTTTTTTTTACTCTAACTTTTAGTAAAAGTATGTGATATTATCGTTTAGAAGCGCCAAATAAATCTCATTATCGTCTATAAAACTAAGAGTTTGTTGATTGTACGGAATTAGCGTATAATCTTACTACTACTGAAAATATTGTCATCAAAGTAGCTCTATTAATGAAGATAGATTTGGTCAAAATCTACTAAGTTTCAATAaataaatgataaatagaagGAAAAATTTTCAACTGAGTCcaaatcatattattgttgtatgtatttgttttaaatttttccTGTTGAAGTCATAAATTTCTTTACGTTTCATGTTATTCTTAGAGTTTGAGAATTCTTAATATTTGGTTTACGGGTGCTCAACTGCATGGTATACGGGTGTTGCGGGCCCCTAACTCTTATTTGTTTGcttccttttatttctttcaCGCTGGCAACCATCAGTGCCAGTCATGGGAACCATTGGCCTTCATGGCGACACTTCGTAGAAGCTTGAAGAAATATAATTTAAATTCACCATACGGCAATcgtaataaatatttttttttaaaaaagaaaatcagaattttcgGTTACAAAGTAAATTCACAGCTGTTAGAGTGTTTTACTAATGGTTATTAAACTAATTGCTAGTCGATTACCAAAAAAATGAACATTTGGATTTTTGTGGCTAAATCTGTTTGATTAGATGTTTAATCAATTGATGGATTAAATGCTTTACTTATTAGTTGCCTGGAGGGTagatctcttcttctttgggtTTTGGGTGTCCCACTCATTGtactatgtttttgttttttgttttttattttggtttttatttttttaagaaaagatTACAACAATAAACTGGATTCAATCTTTTTTAAGGCACCATGTGTCAGACAAGTCAAAGTTAAAAGCTGAGAGAGCAGACAGAGGAATTAGGTCATGTTGCCAAATATGAGTGTCTCCAACGGAGTGatcataattgccattacatccGCCGTAAGGATCATATCCAAAAACTAGATCTCAGTCATTATACTCTGTTGGCACACCTCTCAGTCTGAACCAAAATTAAGGAAGGACCATCTCCTTCATGAGcagacattcagacaacatcaacaGTTGTGTCCTGCCATTACCATAATCTCACCTTCACCCCCATCATTAACATCCATTCTGGGCGGAAAGACGACTCTGCTCCCCGTCACCCACTATTGCAAAGCAAGGAACCATAACTCACGTATCGAAATTCTGGGGCATTACGGTAATTTCAGGAAGCAGAACCCACAGTTTTaaatagtttttgttttttttttgttcgttCTGGTTACCTTGTAGCTCACTCACGCAGTTAGTTCCTTTTTCCTGTTTATTagaattttaattaaaaaagaaaagaaaatgagaggTAAAAATGGTGGGTAATTTGGGTTTGGCGCGTATATAAACCACCAACGGACCCGGGAGacccattaaaaaaaataaaaaaaataataataataaaaaaagggaAATAGAAGCAAAGCTCCTCTCAAAGTTAAGGAAGAGGAGAAAAGTAAGAGGAGagatcaaaaaccaaaaaacgcTTTGAAAActgatagagagagaaagagaaagaccaaaaccaaaaacagagaaagagaaatagagagagagagagagagagacaacacagtggttgtgtgtgtgtgagagagagagagagagagagagctctgtAAATCCAGACCCTCCTTTCTCATCTTGTTGTTGATGTTGTTGTTTGTTAGATTAGATTACAGATAGTCTCCATTTGATCAGAGCCTCTCTCTCCCCCATTCCTTAATTGTACAGAGGGCGAGGTTGTTCTGGAACCGTGCAATCCAAGTCCGGCTTTCGTTGTTGTTTGTcggagtggtggtggtggtggccgTACAATGGAGAGGTACGGTCGGAACACGGAAGGGACGCAGTCGGATCCGTCGCCGGAGTGGAGCGGTCCGGGACCGGAAACCGGGCTGGAAGGTGAGACGGCTTTTCCTTAATCTCTGCATTTGAATTTGGAGGGTTGCGATTTGGTGGGTTTTTGGGGCGAATGTGGGTTGATCTTTTGGTTTGATGTGTTTGGGGGAATGCAGAATCCATGTGGCAGTTGGGCCTCGGACCCGGAGAATCGTACCCGGAACGGCCCGAGGAGGCCGATTGCAGTTACTATCTCAGGACTGGGATTTGTGGCTACGGCTCGAGGTGTCGGTACAATCACCCCCGTGATCGTACTGCGGTAAATTTTTGTTGaattaccccccccccccctcgtTTCACTGCTTCAATTGCTTCAGTTTAAGgctcggatttggattgttTTCGCCTGATTCCGAATGCGCTCGTTTGGTTTTCTCTTCTGTTTTGGTTTGATCTTGTCTGTTAGTATGCAGATTTGATGACGTTTGCTTGTGATATTGATGTAATTTGATCACTGCTTCATTGGAGAAATGTCTGAGTTTTAGGGTGGTTAATAAGATCTATGTAGTTTATATGGCGAAAGGTGCTTCTTTACTAGTCGGATTTACGTTTCTCAGGTTACCGGAGCTCTGAGAGCTGGGGCGGTGGAGTACCCCGAGCGACTGGGCCAGCCTGTGTGCCAGGTATTTGGTTTGTGTAACTGAATTTGATGCTTGAGGTTTAGGGTGATATGAGGCAGATCACATGTATTGGGTGGAGTAATGTCTAATGTGGATCATTTCatgcttttgtttgtttgtttgttagtGCTGGGAAATTATGAATTTTGCTTGTTTGATTGATTGTGCTTTGCTTCGTTAATTACAGTATTATATGAGGACAGGGACGTGCAAATTTGGCGCCACTTGTAAGTATCACCATCCTAAGCAGGGAGGAGGCTCTGCGGCCCCTGTATCACTAAATTACTATGGATACCCATTACGACCGGTTTGTGTTTCTTGATCATAACTTTGATTTTTTCTAATTGTTTGTCATATTAGCATTCCTGTTTCATGACTGAGGGAAAGTCTTGCCATCAATGTATTATTTTTCAAATAATTACAGGGTGAAAGAGAGTGTTCCTACTATGTGAAAACTGGACAGTGTAAGTTTGGTGCAACTTGTAAATTCCATCATCCACAGCTGACTGGCACACAATCTCAAGTGCCATCACAAGCCCAAGCTTCAATTATACCTGCACCCACATTGTATCAAACTGTGCAAACTCCATCCGTTTCCTCACAGCCCTATGGAACAGTAATGGTTGCAAGGCCTCCTTTGCTACCTAGCTCATACGTTCAAAGCCCCTACGGTCCAATGCTGATTCCCCCTGGAATGGTTCCTTTCTCAGGTTGGAGTCCATATCCGGTAAGTAACATTTGCTTCCTCCATTAAATTGAAGTTGCATGAATTTCAGTTTAAGTATCATTGCTTCCTCCATTAAATTAGTAAGTTGCATGAGTTTCAGTAACATTTGCTTCCTCCTTAATATTGTAACTTGCATGAATTTCAGTTAAGCTCTTATTAATGTATGCAGGCTGGTGCAAGCCCATTAGCGTCTCCTAGTACTCAAACCGCTGTTGGTTCAGGGGCACTTTATGGGATAAATCAACTATCTCCTTCAGCGCCTGCATATACAGGAATCTTTCCAACTGTACCTTTTTCTCTTGGTCCTCCAACCTCTAGCCAGAAGGAGCAATCTCATCCTGAAAGACCTGGCCAAGCAGAATGTCAGTATTACCTGAGAACAGGGGATTGTAAATTTGGGTCCTCATGTAGATATCATCATCCAGCAGAAGTTGTTGCACCAAATACACCTGTTGTCCTTAGCTCCATTGGTCTTCCGTCGCGCCCGGTGAGCCGCTCTTTCAACTCCTCTGCATCGTGATGCTTTTACTAGGTCGTCAATTATAAGCTCTTTTATCTTAAAGCTGTAAACTTTACTATGGAATGGTTTCTTTATATATACTATCTGACTACTCTACCTCCTTCCCTCaacctatctctctctctttctctctcatatTATGGATGTTTGGTTTCTTTTCATCATCCTCATATGCTCAGTGAAAAGATATTTAAAATATGGACTTATTTGAGGAGATTTAAACGGTATCCAACTTCACATGAAAGCTAATTGTTAGAATTCTATGAGGAAAACACCTGCTCACttttataaaataaatatatttaCCAGTGGAAGAAATATGTTTGATGTCCTCATCAATGTTATACCACAACTTAATTCTGTGGGAAATATGCGCTGAAAGCCTGAAACATATTTGTTGTTTGGTGTTGATGAATGGGTTTATTAGTTGGAAAGTTGTGTAACTTAGGGCTGTAATGCACAATGCAGCATCCTTACCCATTTGCATGATTttggaaactttttttttttttttttctccttcatCTACACTTATTTTGTCTAATGTTGTTTCCAGAGTtgctttttgattttttttggtcaattagTTGCTGTTTTGATATGGTTAATTCACCAGCAATGGTCTTGAACTGCAACCCTTTTGTCCCGCTACACTGCTTTCATCCCATCATCTACTTCATCCTTGGATTTACTTCCTCTGACAGCATAGCATACTGAacaatctaaaaaaaaatacttaatcaTCCGTCTTAGATTCATATGCCTTTCCCCTTTCACTGAGATGTTACTTGTCCTTGATGTTTATCTTGAATTCAAATAAGCTTCGGGTCGTTTCTGTTTGAGTATGAATTTGTGAAGAAAGATCTTACTGTGTATTTCATGCATGTATGTGTATATTGTGATTTACCAATGTAGTTGCAGGATTTCTTGTATTATGTGTAAGCATGTGTATGTTCCTGTTGTTGGATATACGTGTTGTCTGCATTTATATGTTTGGCTCATAGGAGGCTATAAGGAATAGTTCCCCTCCCTTCAAACATATAGTGTTTCTTTTATATGttatttttcagtttttgtttttggaagcATGTGAGTATGCTAAACATGCTTGAATTGTCTGTACCATTTGGAGATGCTGGTAATATTTGATGATTGTTTTAAGTTTCAACCCAGGGCCAAAATTAGCAACAGTTGGCTTAAATGTTCTGTAGATACAGCATTTCGGTGTTTAGGTAAGCATTTGCTGGGGTGTTAATCTGCTTCTCAGCTGCATTTTTACTGATCAATCATATAATTTGAGTGTTGGTCTTCTTGCCTAGCATTATAATCTATTtggtttctcttttctttttcttctgggaTTCTTCTATTTTGAATGCGTTGTTGGTGAGTTATGCTTGGAATTTGAAATTCTATGTGATTAATCAGGGTGCACCACTTTGCACTCACTATGCACAACGTGGAGCATGCAAATTTGGGGCTGCATGCAAATTTGACCACCCAATGGGAACACTCAGTTACAGTCCATCAGCGTCTTCTCTCACCGATATGCCAGTTGCCCCCTACCCAGTGGGATCGTCAATTGGTACGCTAGCCCCATCATCTTCATCGTCAGAATTGCGGCCTGAACTTAATTCAGGCACCAGCAAGGACTCAGTTTCTGCCAGAATGTCTTCATCACTGAGCACTGTTAGTGGATCAGTTGGTTCTACTGTTTCTAAGGATGGTGTTGCCCATTTGGGTGGCCAACTGTCTGCTCAGGGTTCTGGCCCTTCAACTACCAGTGACAACAGTACAGAGTCTCATAGTTCAAGTTAAGCAAGGTCAAGGGACTTTCCATTGTTCTTTTTTGATCAACTATTCAactttctccaaccaaaatatCGTTTTTCTTTTTGCAAGTCCTCCAACAGAGGCTTCATATCTCACTGGCTTAGCATACTCAGTTACATTCATCTCTGTGTTATATCATCTTTATATGGCCCTTCCATTTTATCTTGAATAAGCAATGGCCAACCTCCAAAAGTTTAGCAAACCCAATACAGCCTTCCACCTTTCTCTTTAATAACCAAGAAAAAAGCTTCCATTAGGCAATTCCATCTCCTGTTCTCCGATTTTGGAATGTGTTATCTTCATCTGTGCTCGAGCCCTGTCCAGATTGAAAAGATTAGTTCCACGGTTTCATGCTTTCACATTGACCGTGCATTCATGTCTATCCCTTTCACATTGACCGTGCATTCATGTCTATCCTTTCCTaagttttcttttaaattggGGAACAAGCTTTCAGTTCATCTTGGGAATTCGAATTCATGTTTCCCCCTACTTTTTGTCCAAGGTCTATTTTGAGAAAAGAGAAGCAATTCAAAGACCCAAGGAGGCATCAACAATGCTACTTTATAAGGGATTAGATACATAGTTATGTTGTCAATGAAAATGCTTGACCATGTTATTGATGAATTTATTATGAAATACAAAGTATACTCTTGACTGTATTAATTATAATCTCTCTTCCTGATCATATTCTTACTTACCTCTACGCTGCTTAATATATATGCTAAATCATAGATGAAGTTCTTGCAGGAAAGAAAATGTTGGacttgattttgttttggtatGAAGGTTTAAGAAAATGAATGTGGATGAACCATGttaaacaaaagaagaagattacATGATTTGCTAGGTACAAGGCCATTTCATATCTAAGCCTATACATCCCTTTTCTTTTGGGTATCTTTGGGTCTTGGGGTCCTCCCTTTGATGATACTATGGCTTTTTGGAAGTTCTTTCTTTAATCATTGTTCTAATTTTTCACCCAAAACAATAATTGTTCTAATTGCTCCATTTTATAGGGCACAAAGTCTTGCTTGGAAACTTTTCGATAGGGTATCCCCATAAACAATAGGGTATCCCCATAAACAATAATAGAGTACTAGTTGCTAATCCTATTGAATTGAAATTGATGGGATGTGCGGCAGTTTAGGAACTTTATGGGTTTGGTCATATCTTCACCCCTCCCTAAGATTTTCCTTGGGCACATATGATTGAGCAGAAGATGATTCCCAGgaacaaaaatatatttttgggGTGTTTATGCACGAGTTCTATATGACACCCCCATTGTCAACAACTATATTACCCATTAGGGCATGGAAAATAGACTCAATTCGGAACTTCCCATCATGTGACTCCAATCCATAATCTACTTTTGGTTTGAAGCCAAAGCATGGCTAATAAAGATAACAAATGAATCCAGTTTGAGGGCATGAAGCTACATGTGAAAGTTGTTTATTCTCGTCTCCATCTAGTCACTTGGTGATCATTACTGATCACTTACCATTAAATTTAAATTCAATAGTTgagattaaaacatttaaaatacTTTCATTTAATCTGATCATTTAAATTTAAATCTAATGGTAAATGTTCATTAATTTCATGGTCACTGGTGACCGAGTGAACATCTCTATATTCTTCTTTAACTAAGCTAATTGAAAAAGTCTCATTGCAACTCATACTGGATAAGTAACATATATtcaaattttcttcttctttttattgtttttttttcttctctctttcagtGATGATTCTGTGCTTTCGtctaagggctagtttgggattgctgtgactttaaaaaaaaattgttgccgCTGTGTTGTGAATtcatcagctgtgaattaaaacagttttgtgtttggtaaataatatttttaaaagtgctaccagtacataaaacaaacaactgcagagcgtgttttgatccacagcagcttctaaaagcaacctctgggctgcttctaaaatctgctgccagtgacttataactttcaattaaagctgctttttatttatttaccaaacacaataaaatctaaaattttgaataaaaaaatgaaGCAATATATAGCTACTTCGTATCGTGAAGATAACTATTAGTACTTTTCATTAATTCAAGAGTATAGACCAATAGCCGAATATTCCatagcgttttttttttttt
Coding sequences within:
- the LOC133708859 gene encoding zinc finger CCCH domain-containing protein 34; translated protein: MERYGRNTEGTQSDPSPEWSGPGPETGLEESMWQLGLGPGESYPERPEEADCSYYLRTGICGYGSRCRYNHPRDRTAVTGALRAGAVEYPERLGQPVCQYYMRTGTCKFGATCKYHHPKQGGGSAAPVSLNYYGYPLRPGERECSYYVKTGQCKFGATCKFHHPQLTGTQSQVPSQAQASIIPAPTLYQTVQTPSVSSQPYGTVMVARPPLLPSSYVQSPYGPMLIPPGMVPFSGWSPYPAGASPLASPSTQTAVGSGALYGINQLSPSAPAYTGIFPTVPFSLGPPTSSQKEQSHPERPGQAECQYYLRTGDCKFGSSCRYHHPAEVVAPNTPVVLSSIGLPSRPGAPLCTHYAQRGACKFGAACKFDHPMGTLSYSPSASSLTDMPVAPYPVGSSIGTLAPSSSSSELRPELNSGTSKDSVSARMSSSLSTVSGSVGSTVSKDGVAHLGGQLSAQGSGPSTTSDNSTESHSSS